From Oncorhynchus masou masou isolate Uvic2021 chromosome 7, UVic_Omas_1.1, whole genome shotgun sequence, one genomic window encodes:
- the LOC135543268 gene encoding sodium/potassium-transporting ATPase subunit beta-233-like: protein MSSNKDDGGWKKFVWDSDKGEFCGRTGGSWFKILGFYLIFYAFLAGVFIGTIQALLLTLSNYKPTWQDRVAPPGLSHTPRSDKSEIAFNLNDVETYLTYTKAMREFLVMYDDDKQRDQMKYEDCGEQPEDYKNRGDLESDVGIRKACRFQRNWLGPCSGMEDRDFGFKEGKPCLIVKLNRIVNFRPRPPSSNESIPEGAQTKVQPNVMPIFCTNKREEDAGKMGEVKYYGIGEGFPLQYYPYYGKLLHPQYLQPLVALQFVNLTMNTELRIECRAYGENIGYSEKDKFQGKFDVKFTVTNL from the exons ATGTCTTCGAATAAAGACGATGGTGGATGGAAGAAGTTTGTATGGGATTCGGACAAGGGGGAATTTTGTGGACGCACAGGGGGGAGTTGGT TTAAAATTCTAGGGTTCTACTTAATCTTCTATGCTTTTCTGGCTGGAGTATTCATCGGCACCATCCAGGCCTTGCTTCTCACCCTCAGTAACTACAAACCCACCTGGCAAGACAGAGTTGCTCCCCCAG GCCTGTCACACACCCCACGCTCCGACAAATCCgagatcgccttcaacttgaatgATGTGGAGACCTACTTGACTTACACCAAGGCCATGCGAGAGTTCCTGGTTATGTACGACGACGACAAACAGCGGGACCAGATGAAATACGAGGATTGTGGAG AGCAACCGGAAGACTATAAGAACCGTGGTGACCTGGAGAGTGATGTGGGGATCAGGAAGGCCTGTCGCTTCCAGAGGAACTGGCTTGGGCCTTGCTCCGGCATGGAAGACAGAGACTTTGGCTTCAAGGAAGGAAAACCCTGCCTGATCGTCAAGCTCAACAGGATCGTCAACTTCAGGCCACGG CCCCCCAGCTCCAATGAAAGCATCCCTGAGGGAGCCCAGACCAAGGTCCAGCCCAACGTCATGCCCATCTTCTGCACCAACAAG agagaggaggacgccGGTAAGATGGGTGAGGTGAAGTACTACGGCATCGGGGAAGGTTTCCCCCTCCAGTATTACCCTTACTACGGCAAGCTGCTTCACCCCCAGTACCTGCAGCCCCTAGTGGCCCTCCAGTTCGTCAACCTCACCATGAACACCGAGCTGCGCATCGAGTGCAGAGCCTACGGAGAGAACATTGGCTACAGCGAGAAGGACAAGTTCCAAGGAAAATTTGACGTTAAATTCACTGTCACCAACTTATGA